The following DNA comes from Holophagaceae bacterium.
TCCGAATCAATGTCGCCCCAGCAAACCTTTTCCTTCATCAATTCATATCTTGGCGAAATGGAGCCGGTCATCAGCCGGCATGGCGGCATCGTCGATAAGTACATCGGCGACGCCATCATGGCTTTATTCCCATCAGGCGCGGACAAAGGGTTGCATAGCGCCATCGGAATGCTCGCCCAGTTGCAGACCTATAACGAGGGGCGGATGCGGGCCGGTTACTCTCCCATCCGGATCGGCATCGGCCTCAACACCGGCATCGTCATGCTCGGCACCGTCGGCGGGACGCAGCGGATGGAAGGCACAGTCCTGAGCGATGCGGTGAACCTGGCAGCGCGGCTGGAAGCGACCACCAAGGTCTATCAAACCCCGCTGCTGATCAGTGAACACACGCTGTACGCGCTGGCTGACGAGTCAGGCTATTGCATCCGTTTTTTGGATCGGATCCGCGTCAAAGGGAAAAGCCATCCACAATCGGTCTATGAAGTTTTTGACAACGATTCCCAGCAAACGCGGACCGGCAAGATGGCGACCCGGACCCTGTTCGAGGAAGCGGTGGCCTACTATCACTTGAAGGCAATCGATAAGGCCATTCCATTGCTGAATTCGTGCCTGCGCGAGGTTCCAGAGGACCGGCCCGCGCAGATATATCTATGGCGGTGCCAGAATTTTATGGCCACAGGACATCACGAAGGCACCGGAGAGCTATGCAAACTTGAGTGGCGTGATGAATTCCTGGTGGGCATCGACGAAATCGACAATCAGCACCGCGAGCTGCTCGCAAACATCAACCGCCTCGCAACCATGATCGCCACCGGGGACACCTCGGGAATCGATGGAATCCTGGCCTTCCTCGGGGAGTATGTGCAGTTCCACTTCGGCACAGAAGAGCGGATCATGCGCGAACTGTCCTATCCGCTGATGGGCGACCATGTGCGTGAGCATCAGAAACTCATTGAACAGTTCATCCGGCTGAAGGGCGAAATAATCGCTGGATTGCACGACCCCCTTTATCTCGGCTTTCGGATACAGCTGTTCCTGTTCGACTGGTTCGCCAACCACACCACCAAGACTGACCGCCACCTAGGAAAGTTCATCCGAGCCGGCAGCGAAGCAGGCTGATCAAGGCCAACGCCGATGCCGTTCAGATAATGCAGCCACGGCGCCGCATGAATGAATTAAGTTTGTGTGCAATTTGCGCCCCTTCGTGGCGTCCTTTTCCCCAGAGTGAGGCTAGCCTCGCCTGCTATTCACCATCTGTTCCTCAAGGAATAGCTCCAACTGCTTGAAGGCTGCCCTCAGGGTCTTCACGAGCGGCTCAAGATCCGCCCCGCTGCCGGTCCTCGC
Coding sequences within:
- a CDS encoding bacteriohemerythrin; the encoded protein is MTELEQEISAHRHTLDLLRQTENAYGRFVPHQLIRLLHAESILDLELGSQIEKTMTILFSDIRDFTRLSESMSPQQTFSFINSYLGEMEPVISRHGGIVDKYIGDAIMALFPSGADKGLHSAIGMLAQLQTYNEGRMRAGYSPIRIGIGLNTGIVMLGTVGGTQRMEGTVLSDAVNLAARLEATTKVYQTPLLISEHTLYALADESGYCIRFLDRIRVKGKSHPQSVYEVFDNDSQQTRTGKMATRTLFEEAVAYYHLKAIDKAIPLLNSCLREVPEDRPAQIYLWRCQNFMATGHHEGTGELCKLEWRDEFLVGIDEIDNQHRELLANINRLATMIATGDTSGIDGILAFLGEYVQFHFGTEERIMRELSYPLMGDHVREHQKLIEQFIRLKGEIIAGLHDPLYLGFRIQLFLFDWFANHTTKTDRHLGKFIRAGSEAG